In Apium graveolens cultivar Ventura chromosome 10, ASM990537v1, whole genome shotgun sequence, the following are encoded in one genomic region:
- the LOC141690222 gene encoding uncharacterized protein LOC141690222, protein MMLKRQDTALSSSRRVMSVPPPPNDHHHHAKSVGCMSGIFHLLSRHRHRRKFLTSGKKQEKVAQHPPSTKHDHRANHHAIIPKVTSHESPTVQAETNYSTVDNKSAISWEERRKLKFDLERCDEDLKELKMIIESIRYSDCDRSQMLVKTTVVDGKDGRRRDAEKNKCSKMNEHTSPVVSVVDELTRAPFISSICSRETTAKNGRMLTLRPHKGVPWKKDEATYESLFVQKAMIESVRAKREAIHSPPPRTSKAMIDDVQEVCNDIAWGEKREVGRMGLVIQDYICRDLIEEFVKDLGHSYNSTNLYSLPFQACKRRLCF, encoded by the exons ATGATGTTAAAGAGACAAGACACCGCACTCTCCTCTTCTCGCCGTGTAATGTCGGTGCCACCACCGCCTAACGACCACCATCACCATGCTAAATCCGTCGGTTGCATGTCCGGCATTTTCCATCTCCTCTCCAGACATCGTCACCGCCGCAAATTCCTCACCTCCG GTAAAAAGCAAGAAAAAGTTGCACAACATCCTCCTTCCACAAAACATGATCATCGCGCCAACCACCACGCCATCATACCTAAAGTGACCTCCCACGAGAGTCCAACTGTTCAGGCGGAAACTAATTATTCAACTGTTGATAATAAAAGCGCGATTAGCTGGGAGGAGAGGAGGAAGCTGAAGTTTGACTTGGAGAGATGCGACGAAGATTTGAAAGAGCTTAAGATGATCATTGAATCCATAAGATATTCTGACTGTGATCGCTCCCAAATGCTGGTGAAAACAACGGTGGTTGATGGAAAAGATGGACGCAGAAGAGATGCTGAGAAGAATAAATGTAGCAAAATGAATGAGCACACGAGTCCAGTAGTGTCAGTTGTGGATGAGTTGACTCGTGCTCCTTTCATAAGCAGCATCTGTTCCAGGGAAACTACTGCTAAAAATG GTCGAATGCTAACGCTGCGACCACATAAGGGGGTGCCATGGAAGAAGGATGAAGCTACCTACGAGTCTTTGTTCGTCCAGAAGGCCATGATTGAATCAGTCAGGGCTAAGCGCGAGGCTATACATTCTCCCCCACCACGGACCAGTAAAGCGATGATTGATGATGTACAAGAGGTGTGCAACGACATTGCTTGGGGAGAAAAGAGGGAGGTGGGAAGAATGGGATTGGTAATACAGGATTATATTTGCAGAGATCTAATTGAAGAGTTTGTCAAGGATTTGGGACATTCCTATAACTCTACCAACTTATATTCACTGCCATTTCAAGCATGCAAGAGAAGACTTTGTTTCTAG